A genomic region of Lachnoclostridium edouardi contains the following coding sequences:
- a CDS encoding enoyl-CoA hydratase/isomerase family protein, with protein sequence MYQCIVYTKEKTAAIIRLNMPDIGNRIGLQAVTEIQEAIKTANEDDQVGAIILTGTGEYFCAGGKIDGFPDGFVMDQRDYCDGTVEFQKALYQSGKPIIAAVNGKAFAGGLTVVEGCDLAVASEEAEFGLSELSHGNFPMIALAVNGKWIPKKRLFEMIYLSKPIDAKTAEQWNMINKVVSKERVMEEALKLAEIIGTKSKVAIKVGRQTYYDMVDMPLSLAMVHAKAALLGLLAMEDVTESEHAKKENREPRWIGK encoded by the coding sequence ATGTATCAGTGTATTGTTTATACAAAAGAAAAAACGGCAGCTATTATTCGGCTTAACATGCCGGATATAGGGAATCGAATTGGGCTGCAGGCTGTAACAGAAATACAGGAAGCTATAAAGACAGCCAATGAGGATGACCAGGTGGGAGCCATTATATTGACAGGAACAGGAGAATATTTTTGCGCCGGAGGTAAAATTGACGGTTTTCCTGACGGATTTGTTATGGACCAAAGGGATTATTGCGACGGAACTGTAGAATTTCAGAAAGCTTTGTATCAGTCGGGAAAACCTATTATTGCAGCTGTAAATGGAAAGGCTTTTGCAGGAGGATTGACGGTAGTGGAGGGATGTGATTTAGCTGTAGCTTCAGAGGAGGCTGAATTTGGCCTATCAGAATTAAGCCACGGAAATTTTCCAATGATTGCTTTAGCTGTAAATGGAAAATGGATTCCTAAAAAACGACTGTTTGAAATGATTTATCTTTCTAAACCTATTGACGCAAAAACAGCAGAACAGTGGAATATGATAAATAAAGTTGTGTCTAAGGAAAGGGTTATGGAAGAGGCATTAAAATTGGCTGAAATTATAGGAACAAAAAGTAAAGTGGCGATTAAAGTAGGACGACAGACTTACTATGACATGGTAGATATGCCTTTGTCATTAGCGATGGTTCATGCGAAAGCTGCATTATTAGGTTTGTTGGCAATGGAAGATGTGACAGAGTCTGAACATGCGAAAAAAGAAAACAGAGAGCCTCGGTGGATAGGGAAATAG
- a CDS encoding DctP family TRAP transporter solute-binding subunit — MRNTNIKKEYMKAVSRKKLAKGFLMLFVVTALYGCKGTGEQNGEVANDKNSIETIELKLDMPVPESSTWNVAAQTFADQVNEKTQGRYQIKIHPNSELAGGNQSTALEMFQSGDIDITVHGVLTWAGADTRLSMPAMPFLFQGWDDVNKALDGTGGEQLKVLVEENGAYALGFGISGFRQLFNNVREVKTVEDLRGVKMRVPGNSMYVDCFMDFGADPVTMNASELYSALQTGSVDGQENPADMTITQKFAEVVDYMTVWNYSCEPIILSVSAKCWDSLSEEDRVVFEEAAKAACAAQRKAAEEKDPEFMQQLIDDYDIQIYYPDDKEITTFKEAVQPLYEEYREIMGDELYQAFGVQ; from the coding sequence ATGAGAAATACAAATATAAAAAAAGAATATATGAAAGCTGTAAGTAGAAAGAAATTGGCTAAGGGATTTTTAATGTTATTTGTGGTTACAGCCCTTTATGGGTGTAAGGGTACAGGAGAACAAAATGGAGAGGTAGCTAATGATAAAAACAGCATTGAAACTATCGAACTGAAATTGGACATGCCTGTGCCGGAAAGCAGTACTTGGAATGTGGCGGCTCAAACCTTTGCAGATCAAGTTAATGAAAAGACACAAGGACGGTATCAGATTAAAATTCATCCAAATTCAGAACTTGCCGGTGGTAACCAGTCCACAGCATTAGAAATGTTCCAGTCAGGTGATATTGATATTACTGTTCATGGAGTGCTGACTTGGGCCGGGGCGGATACAAGGCTTTCCATGCCGGCGATGCCCTTTTTATTTCAAGGATGGGATGATGTGAATAAGGCGCTGGATGGGACTGGAGGAGAACAGTTGAAAGTTTTAGTGGAAGAAAACGGGGCTTATGCTTTAGGATTTGGGATTTCTGGCTTTCGACAGCTGTTTAATAATGTACGTGAAGTGAAGACGGTAGAGGATCTAAGAGGAGTAAAAATGAGAGTACCAGGTAATTCCATGTATGTAGACTGTTTTATGGATTTTGGCGCAGATCCGGTTACAATGAATGCATCTGAGCTTTATAGCGCTCTTCAGACTGGTTCAGTAGATGGACAGGAAAATCCGGCTGATATGACAATTACTCAAAAATTTGCAGAAGTTGTGGATTATATGACAGTATGGAATTATTCTTGCGAGCCTATTATTCTTTCTGTAAGCGCAAAATGCTGGGATTCTCTTTCAGAAGAAGATCGGGTAGTTTTTGAAGAGGCAGCAAAAGCGGCATGTGCAGCTCAAAGAAAAGCAGCAGAAGAAAAAGATCCGGAATTTATGCAGCAGCTTATAGATGATTATGATATTCAGATTTATTATCCGGATGACAAGGAAATTACTACATTTAAGGAGGCGGTGCAACCATTATACGAAGAGTATAGGGAAATTATGGGGGATGAATTATATCAGGCATTTGGAGTTCAATAA